Genomic window (Helianthus annuus cultivar XRQ/B chromosome 3, HanXRQr2.0-SUNRISE, whole genome shotgun sequence):
ACTGCCATTCCAAGTCATAACATACAAAACACTACACAATCTATTCATTTCATAACATACAAACCAATAGTGCTGCAGtcaaaccaaaaaccaaaaaacAAAACCTAAAACTAGTGCTGCAATCAAACATCTTCTGCTTTTAACATTCTGACCAGCCTTTTTCCTCAAATTTTTGTTCTCTTCCATAAGAACCATCTTGTCAATTTCTAAGTTTGCAATCTTCATTTGTAGTGCCTTGTTTATTTCAACCAGATTATTGGTGCCATCAACATCTTCTTTCCAAACAAAGAACTTGCAATCTGAATTCTAACAAATTAAATCACAAAATGAGGAAGCTTTCAAGGCATAATTATCAACATACAAACTTATTTTACTTACAGGCCATAAAGGGCATCCATAAAACTCCTTCCCTTGTCTAGAACTTCGAGAACCAGCAACTCGCTTCACTGCTACCATCTCATGATTACAATAAACATTCCCATCGGTCCCAATCCTATAGATTCTTGGTTTATTGTTTCGAGAGCATGAAGAAGACGAAGAAGAACTCATCAATATCCCCTAATTGAATCGCGAGGGAGAATCCCTGTGAACTAGGGTTTTTTTTGGGTTTCAATTGATTGATAAAAAGAGTCTAGGTATTTAAAAGGGACCAGGGGAATACTAATCAGCTGCCACATAATCTTTTTTGACACATCATCCCTAGTCAGCTGCCACATCAGCCATTTTACTGAGTTAGGgatttttaacgggggaccagtGTGGGCAAAATAtctgaaaggtgggactggtgtggggaatattctgaggtgggattattattggccaaaaaggtgtaggtgggattattacaggccaatttgcctttttttttaaatttcaaaaaaaaacgccaaaacacaCCCCTTGCCCATTACATATGGGCGTTTTtgagcttttttttttttgaaaaaaatttccTTGGCGTTTTTCAAACAACGCTGAATTTTGTATTGGGGCGAGAGATGACCGTTGCCAAACGGTcatttgtttaatatttttttttaattccaaTATTAACCTACTATATATATTACCCACTTTtccatattttttataaaaaaactcaaACATTCTCAAACTTTCTCTACATCTTCTTCTATATTTTATATTCTGTTTTTTCgggttttttttatttctagtagtgtagttttttttttaattaaggaagaattttatgttttaaatttaaaaaaaaattgtgtaatgattgcatgcgcgttattgggcattattcccactacgacacttttgcaataacccccaataatgcccccatgctgattggactgccacatggcagaaaacgccccatggtgggggcattattgatAAAACCACAATGCATGGTCTAATTctttttaatttagtttaattcATAATTATTCAGTTTTCTATATGTCCAATGTCTACTAATCTTTCATCACTAGGTTTCTTGATTACAATTGTTGAGTTTGATTACACATATACAGATCCAAAAGTGTATTTATATGAAACTCTGTCGTTCCATATACCTTTTGCTGAATACGTTTGATTTGGGAGGTTTTAGTTCTGATCTCGTATGTATAATTTTGGGagatttctaatttaaaataaaaaaatactagattataaccccgtgtattacatagAAAGTCaccttccaaaaaaaaaaaccccgtgtattacacgggttggataaatgtaattttatataataaataataaagaagatatatctttaaaaaaactcgtatattgcacgtgttaataaaatataatgtcatttGTTAAcacaaatagtcatcaagatttatcttttaaaaactaACATTGATGtatatttacttattataacattttactggtagaggatcctgtaaaaagtgcccaaagtgtgagaagtgtattataacactatatataatactatataacaccatataaacaccgtataacaatatgtaacaccatataataccatataacactatgtaacactatataacattatataacaaatataacactatagtttgtcagatagcatgtctatgatagatgtatagtgttatatttgttatataattttatatagtgttacatagtgtttatatggtattatatggtgttacatattgttatacggtgtttatatagtgtcatatagtattatatatagtgttataatacacttctcacactttaggccctttttacactatccttactcacattttactttatatttttattttgcataaatgtaattctatatagtaaataataaaaaaagatatatctttaaaaaaaactcgtatattgtatgtgttgaataaaatataatgtcatatgttaacatACAGTcgtcaagatttatcttttaaaaatgaactttgatgtactatttaatattttgtttaaaaatattttattattatttattatttaatataagagATAAAGAGGAAAATAAAGTGAGAAAACACCAAAACGTGATACGTATCCAAatgattttcatttattagtatagaaagattttaAACTTCAAACTTATTGTTTAAAAAATTTATACTAAAATGTggcttttaatatattttaattgaAAAATCCATGTCATTATTTATATTTTCCatctcatattaaagataaaaaaaacgtgACATATCATCATTGGTAACCTAGTAACATGATGATTACATAGTATTAGAATAACCAATGAAAGTTTAGTGACTTTTAAGAGACAAAAATGTTTTAAGTCACTTAGACTATGGGGAGTGGGGCGTCTCCCCTACCCAAGCCGCCCCAAGATGCCCAACACACCGCCCCCCATCGGCGTTCCCATAGGCGTCCCCCTCCTTGGCGTCTCCCACAGAACGCCCAAAATTTTTCTTTTCCCCAAAATATATCCGTTGCCAACGGATAGTTTGATTGTACCGgccattttttttaaacaaaaccaTAACCCCCAACCCTTATAAATAATACCACATATCAAACACAAATACCACAATCTTCTCTCAACTCATCAAAATTTATACTATTCTCTCTATGTTTTACTcccttttataaaaaaatgtatcCCCACAACATCCCTCCTTTCAACCAAAATCCACGAACCCCACTCCCGAATACATAATCTTCCAATCCACAACCCGATATGGCGGACCCAAACGTTTTAAATAACCCCGCTTTTTACACATATTTCAATAATATGCACGTTCCTAGCCCTACACCGCAAGTATACTACAACAATATGACGATACCGCAAAATATGGGGTTCGCCACGTGGAACACACAACAACCCGGTGGTTTTCAAAATGTTGGAGGATCGAGCCAACAAAATGGTataaattttatatttatttttttgtaaagaatatgtttctttttaactttgttttccaTCTAGCGGTTGATTTAGATGACGAAGAAGTTCCGGAGACCCAGTTCCATGTCGGTGAAAATGTTGGTGAACCTCAAAAAAAGAAACGTTCACATAAGAGGAAACCACCGGGTGAAGAATGCTTGAAAAGCAAACCGATACCATGGACTTCCAACGAGGAAATGAGCTTGTCCAAGGCTTGGCTAGAAATAACCGAACACCCGAGATATAGTAAGTTGTCTTATaataacttataattatttttatactAACTATTGTTTCGTTTTTTATAGGTAACTATCAAAAGGAAAAAACATATTGGTCTCGTATTTACAAAGTTTTCCTCAAGTTGGAAGATCAACAAGAGGGATACCGTGATGCCGATGGTATCGGCTCGAAGTGGCGTAAAATGCGTCCTTTGATTCAAAGTTTCAACCAAATATACACTCGCCTAAATAACTCGAGTGTGCGCCAAAGTGGTTCTGACGATGCGATGCTCCAAGCAAACGCCCAAAATGAATTCCGAGCCGAACACCGGAAGGCGTTTCCTTATCTTGCTATTTGGCAAGTTTTAAGAAAGAGTTCGAAATTTCACATAGTCATCGCCTTCGATCCATTTAAAACTCGTGGCCAACCGTCGGCTAAGCGGTCAAAAACCTCATCCTCAAACGACAATCAAAGTCAAGGGTCGGACGCTCGGTGCCAAATAAATCTCAACGACATTGAGGAAGATTTGGAAGAGCCACATGAAGAGGACAATGCGTTTGAACCACCACAACGGCCGGTTGGCCGAGATAGGGCCAAAAAAGCCGCCCAACCGTCTTCTAGCGGTGTACGAATCGACTACACCGAAACGTTCGAAAAAGTCACCAATAAGTTGGACGGCTTGTTGCAAACGAGCCAACAACGGCTCAACTTAAAAAAAGAACACGGTGACCGAAAGCTAAAGCCGAAAGAAAGTCGTCAAAAAGCACTTGATTTACAAATATTAACAACCGACACGACAAACCTTTCTGGAGTCGAGCTCGCTTTAGCCGAACAAATGAAGCAAGAAATTCGAGAAAAATATAAtctttgttgattgtattttttattttgttgaaGTAATTTTTTTGTTGAAgtactccctccgtcccattaaaagtgtcatattttgaattttcaaagtctttatttataaactttgactttaattacatattttttgtgttatataaaacttgatgaaaattaacccgataaaaacacttgtaaaacacactcaaatcatataactttcatcaagtattatctaacacaaacaaaattatttaaggtcaaagtttatacataaagactttgaaaattcaaaatatgacatttttagtgggacggaggtagtattagtttttatttactttgatcaatacttttataaaaaataggacTTTTTTATATCTTTTACATAAAATAAGACAAAATAAATCAATGCCACGTGTCGCAAGACGCCCTAGCCAGCCAAGTTGTTCCACTCCCCTTTTTTTGCCCAAAATCCTCTAATCTGACGTGGCGCCACGTGTCGGAAGACGCCCTCTCAAAAGAATGCCCCACTCCCTTTAGTCTTAGGGTAAGGGGAGTGGTTACCTATTTGGGATAGGTAAACTCCACATTCACCCAATCAAACAGTGTCACGTCAATTTACCTATTTTGTTTACCTAATACTCAAAAACGTTGGCGGTGGTTTACCTATCTTGGATTAGGTAaactattatttttatttttttaaattatgtgttaagataaaacaaataaaacatcaaacttataaataaaaaaaaaccattaCATTAAAATCTAACttttaaaaaaacataataaaaggGTACTCGCGTATTGAAAAAAGCATGTTCCATCATCGGTAAACCTTCACCGATCATCCATCATCACCGAGTGGTAAACACAGACGACGGTAGTGTTACCGTTCGGTAAACTGCTTTGCCGATCTGTTTACCTCTCCACTCCGTTCACCCTTAGGCTACTCAGTGTGGAAGATGGTAGTCCTCAAAGGATGCTCCGCCACGTAAGATGGGTGTGACTTGTGAGGATGGGCCGGAAGAAGATGAACCTAGGGAAATGAAGGATGAGcctaaatatatatgtatgtgtgttgtATGTTTATGTGTGTGTGAGAAGTGGAGGCCCGACTTGAACGCTACAGGAGGACGGAGACAACACCAACGGTCCAAAGGAAATGGTGTTCCGGGACGGTGGCGCCCCACGATGGCCCGGGGACGCCCCCCATAAGAATagctttttttttgaaaggatCCGTAAGAATAGCCTTGGAACATTTGACAAACTCATTATTCTATATATAACTTTACAACTTTTTTATGCATTAtaacttgtacattatgctttgaGTGTTTTCCAAAAaagaaaagttgattttttattttcaatccaaaggtttttactttttacaattttaaccttacataatttgtttttttaactttaacccaaaacttttcattatttgcatttaacttcacaacttttgtcacttatagttttcatctttcgcaaattttcgttttacttatagttctaaatttttcgagttaatatgacgcaacgtgcatgtgtggttcaacgtttttacctatatttttccatgtttgacaggttcgtcgcaacacgcatatcctaggttgagtcagtgttggtggtcgattacggttgtgtgacattagtactatttgacaccatTTTACGCCCCGCcccaacgcggggtgtgctttgtgggattttcaaagaaaaaatggttatgcatatggttgtcgtaacgttggctttgggggttttccaaaacaatgatttttttttacttttcacccaaaagtatttcataaattatttttaactcaaacctatttgttttttttttttacttttaacccagaactttttatcttttgcaatctattctcataactttttttactttcaactttggtcctttatagttttcatgtttcgcaaatttttcgctttatgcttggttctaaattttgtgacttaacacatcgcaacgtgcgtctttggttcaacgtttttacgtttcgttctaaattttgcaagttaacacgacccagcgtgcgtgtgtgggtgaacgtttttacattgtCTATTTTTCCCtgttgacaggtttaacataacatgcgggtcctagattgacttagttataactaaagaatctccgccgcattgcggcgggtcgcaatcctagttatTATAAAGATTAAAAGCAACGAGCCTGAGGCAAAATTTGGGGCAATACCATAACTTTGTTCCCAAACGTTTGGAACCAATTTATGAAGAATCAAACTCAAGATGATCAAGTACATGCCTTTATTCCGATCTTGCTCCACCACAAGAACCCTCACTCAACTTCACGCTCATCTCGTCGTCACAGGCCAACACAGAAGCCCTCTTGCGTCAACAAAGCTCATAGAATCATACGCCCAATTGGGTCCTCTAGATTCCGCACAGCTTGTATTTCAAACATTCCCTACACCAGACTCTTACATGTACGGTGTACTCATCAAACGCTTTGTTTGGTGCCGATTATTCAAACAAGCCATTGCTTTATATAGTCACATGCTGC
Coding sequences:
- the LOC110873929 gene encoding glutathione S-transferase T3-like; its protein translation is MTIPQNMGFATWNTQQPGGFQNVGGSSQQNAVDLDDEEVPETQFHVGENVGEPQKKKRSHKRKPPGEECLKSKPIPWTSNEEMSLSKAWLEITEHPRYSNYQKEKTYWSRIYKVFLKLEDQQEGYRDADGIGSKWRKMRPLIQSFNQIYTRLNNSSVRQSGSDDAMLQANAQNEFRAEHRKAFPYLAIWQVLRKSSKFHIVIAFDPFKTRGQPSAKRSKTSSSNDNQSQGSDARCQINLNDIEEDLEEPHEEDNAFEPPQRPVGRDRAKKAAQPSSSGVRIDYTETFEKVTNKLDGLLQTSQQRLNLKKEHGDRKLKPKESRQKALDLQILTTDTTNLSGVELALAEQMKQEIREKYNLC